In Candidatus Sysuiplasma acidicola, the genomic window GCCAGGCAGCGACGAGAAAACAGTATCGTATGTTTCCGGAGGTAGATCGAAAGGTATGTGACCGTATCTTATATACTGCCCGAATTTGCTCATCACAGACGTGAATTCGAAGTAATCCGCAGGCTCAACCCACCAGTACCTGTGGAAGAGACTGTGCCTTTTCACCAGTTTCACTCCCGTAGATTCAGGCACTGTCAGTGCTATTTCTCTTTCCGACAGTAATTCACCTATGTTCCGCGGACGCGGCTCGCACAGCATCATCCCGTGCACTGAACTCGTGCCGAAATTCAGTTTGCCTCTTCGGCCGCTCTCCGTGAAGAATACGTTGAGTGAAGACGGAATCATGAGTGAATCATTGAACACCAGAAGATCACCCGGACGAAGAAAGTCCCGCAGGCCGATGAAAGGTGATCCGCTGACCATCCCTCTGCTCCTGTCTATCGTGAGCAGTTTGACCTCGTCTTTCGCTGCGCCGTAGAATTCCGGCGGAAGGTGTGCGGTGTTGTAATCGAACATGTGTTTCATAGTCTCAGCCTCACCTCGCCGTGAGTTGCTCA contains:
- a CDS encoding S-adenosylmethionine:tRNA ribosyltransferase-isomerase; this translates as MKHMFDYNTAHLPPEFYGAAKDEVKLLTIDRSRGMVSGSPFIGLRDFLRPGDLLVFNDSLMIPSSLNVFFTESGRRGKLNFGTSSVHGMMLCEPRPRNIGELLSEREIALTVPESTGVKLVKRHSLFHRYWWVEPADYFEFTSVMSKFGQYIRYGHIPFDLPPETYDTVFSSLPGSVEFPSASRPFTQRVMQSLEKNGVRFATITLHCNLSSLESSEFENATRLLDEEYAVSRRTLEQIQKTHEEGGRVLAVGTTVARALESCAISGRKPIHGRTDIYITPGFRFGMIDGLITGLHEPDGSHVDMVSALVDDSTLLSAYSVAKEIGYSWHEFGDLSLIV